A DNA window from Thalassospiraceae bacterium LMO-JJ14 contains the following coding sequences:
- a CDS encoding HlyD family secretion protein, whose protein sequence is MPDETKAEGRVAPDGQAFETKPPSDTKPKRRIRPVFIIAFLVLIGAVYIGITEVHKRLTYIFEEDARIQTDLVTVSSRVAGWITEMPAAEGETVEESTVLVQVDDRESRIFLIELEAQAAAANAERTRLAAERILIASQIESRMQSERARVSAAEVVVSSLRPQRELAERELNRAKKLFDDKVASRRQLDQAEAQHQQIDREYRIAVAELQSAKSRIAEVEADRARLDVLAGEVLVLEQKEAEIRARIQRQRLDISDRTIKSPINGIVDKTFVDAGEYVTPGQRLLLTHNPEKIWVEANVKETVVRKLKVGQKVDIHIDAYPDEAFDGTVQNIGSAATSQFALLPTPNPSGNFTKITQRLPIRIAINNTDPRLRPGMMVVVKIAIQE, encoded by the coding sequence ATGCCGGATGAAACCAAAGCAGAAGGCCGCGTCGCGCCGGACGGTCAGGCCTTCGAAACCAAACCGCCGAGCGACACCAAGCCGAAGCGCCGAATCCGCCCGGTGTTCATCATCGCTTTCCTGGTTTTGATCGGCGCCGTCTACATCGGCATTACCGAAGTCCACAAGCGTCTGACCTATATCTTTGAAGAAGATGCCCGCATCCAAACCGATCTTGTCACCGTGTCGTCACGGGTCGCCGGCTGGATCACGGAAATGCCCGCCGCCGAAGGTGAAACCGTCGAAGAAAGCACGGTGCTGGTACAGGTCGACGATCGCGAGTCCCGCATCTTCCTGATCGAACTGGAAGCCCAGGCCGCCGCCGCCAATGCCGAACGCACGCGCCTTGCCGCCGAACGGATCCTGATTGCAAGTCAGATCGAGAGCCGCATGCAATCCGAGCGGGCGCGGGTTTCCGCCGCCGAGGTCGTGGTCTCGTCGCTTCGCCCGCAACGCGAACTGGCCGAACGTGAACTGAACCGTGCGAAAAAGCTCTTCGACGACAAGGTCGCATCGCGGCGTCAGCTCGATCAGGCCGAAGCACAACACCAACAGATAGACCGCGAATACCGGATTGCCGTCGCCGAACTGCAGTCCGCGAAATCGCGCATTGCCGAGGTTGAGGCCGATCGCGCCCGCCTTGACGTGCTGGCCGGTGAGGTTCTTGTCCTGGAACAGAAGGAAGCGGAAATCCGCGCCCGCATCCAGCGTCAACGTCTCGACATTTCCGACCGTACCATCAAGTCGCCGATTAACGGCATCGTCGACAAGACCTTTGTTGACGCCGGGGAATACGTAACCCCCGGTCAGCGATTGCTGCTGACGCATAATCCCGAAAAAATCTGGGTCGAAGCCAACGTCAAGGAAACCGTCGTCCGCAAGCTGAAGGTCGGCCAAAAAGTCGACATTCACATCGATGCCTATCCCGATGAGGCGTTTGACGGCACCGTTCAGAACATCGGCTCGGCCGCCACCAGCCAGTTTGCCCTTCTGCCGACGCCCAACCCGAGCGGCAACTTCACCAAAATCACGCAACGCCTGCCGATCCGTATCGCCATCAACAATACCGATCCGCGCTTGCGGCCGGGCATGATGGTCGTCGTCAAGATCGCCATACAAGAGTAA
- a CDS encoding anion permease, with translation MNFFSDKQKQPQDLKPQPLDKDLKRLNQLEHAAKEVGASVYSIGMGLLFLVGVWGFTFIYSGGEANGVLIAAAVIGGYMALNIGANDVANNVGPAVGSKALSMAGALVIAAIFEAAGALIAGGEVVSTISKGIISTKSIDDVDIFIWAMMSALLSAALWVNLATFLSAPVSTTHSIVGGVMGAGIAAAGIGAVNWPVMSAIAASWVISPVMGGVIAALFLMFIKSSILFRQDKIAAARRWVPVLVAIMASVFSVYLMIKGLKRIWKPDVTMIMLVAAGVAAVSFVWSRRVVARASEGMENKRKSVAKLFTLPLICSAALLSFAHGSNDVANAVGPLAAIVSAVELGTISAKAPLPFWVLLIGAIGISIGLALFGPKIIKLVGEKITKLNQVRAFCVALSAAITVIIASGLGLPVSSTHIAIGAVFGVGFVREAIANRGGGGAGVGVISPDTLAGIDEGKLFKSWRKYRKRKLVRRQHMLSIAAAWVITVPASALLAAVIYWLITHLI, from the coding sequence ATGAATTTTTTCAGCGATAAACAGAAGCAGCCGCAAGATCTGAAACCGCAACCGCTCGACAAGGATTTGAAGCGGCTCAATCAACTTGAGCATGCGGCAAAGGAAGTCGGCGCCAGTGTCTACAGCATCGGAATGGGATTGCTGTTCCTCGTCGGGGTTTGGGGATTCACATTTATATATTCCGGGGGCGAAGCCAATGGTGTCTTGATCGCCGCCGCCGTCATCGGTGGGTATATGGCGCTGAACATCGGCGCCAACGATGTCGCCAACAATGTCGGCCCGGCAGTTGGCTCCAAGGCGCTGAGCATGGCCGGCGCGCTTGTGATTGCGGCGATCTTCGAGGCCGCCGGGGCGTTGATTGCAGGTGGCGAAGTTGTATCGACGATTTCCAAGGGCATCATCTCAACCAAGTCGATCGACGATGTAGATATCTTTATCTGGGCGATGATGTCGGCGCTGCTGTCTGCTGCGCTGTGGGTTAATCTGGCGACGTTTCTGAGCGCGCCGGTATCGACGACCCATTCCATTGTCGGCGGTGTCATGGGGGCGGGTATTGCCGCGGCGGGTATCGGTGCCGTCAACTGGCCGGTAATGAGTGCGATTGCCGCGAGCTGGGTCATATCGCCTGTCATGGGCGGCGTGATTGCAGCGTTGTTCCTGATGTTCATCAAAAGCTCGATCCTGTTTCGTCAGGACAAGATAGCCGCGGCCCGCCGCTGGGTGCCGGTTCTGGTCGCGATCATGGCGTCGGTGTTTTCCGTGTATCTGATGATCAAGGGGCTGAAACGTATCTGGAAACCGGACGTGACGATGATCATGCTGGTTGCAGCAGGCGTCGCCGCCGTTTCCTTTGTCTGGTCGCGCCGTGTTGTCGCCAGGGCGTCGGAAGGGATGGAAAACAAAAGGAAATCCGTGGCGAAGCTGTTCACGCTGCCGTTGATCTGTTCAGCGGCATTGTTGTCTTTCGCGCACGGTTCGAACGATGTCGCCAATGCGGTCGGACCGTTGGCGGCTATCGTAAGCGCCGTCGAGCTGGGAACGATCTCGGCCAAGGCGCCGTTACCGTTCTGGGTTCTGCTGATCGGTGCGATAGGGATTTCCATAGGGCTTGCACTGTTTGGACCGAAAATCATCAAGCTGGTCGGCGAGAAGATTACCAAGCTCAATCAGGTGCGCGCTTTCTGTGTCGCGCTTTCTGCGGCGATCACGGTGATTATTGCTTCGGGACTGGGCCTGCCGGTCAGTTCCACGCATATTGCCATCGGTGCTGTTTTCGGCGTTGGTTTCGTACGTGAAGCCATTGCCAACCGCGGTGGCGGGGGGGCCGGTGTTGGTGTCATCAGTCCTGATACACTGGCCGGCATAGACGAAGGCAAGCTGTTCAAATCGTGGCGCAAATATCGCAAACGAAAGCTCGTCCGCCGTCAGCATATGCTGTCGATTGCCGCAGCATGGGTGATAACGGTGCCTGCATCTGCGCTGCTGGCTGCCGTGATTTACTGGCTGATCACGCATCTGATTTAA
- a CDS encoding DHA2 family efflux MFS transporter permease subunit: protein MAETYDDPAIQRQFDRYGPAYRWLVTMSGLTGAISMILSATIVNVAVPSIMGAYGIGQDVAQWAATAFLSTMVASQLLNSWVVRALGQRLAYSLTLIIFVAGAFVCAFSPNMDVLIIGRIMQGFSAGIIQPLVLATMVAVFPKNRRGFAVGMYGLGVTLAPSFGPLVGGLTIDFLTWRHAFIMPLPLVLIAFVGGLIFMPAKKFERRLPPFNWPGFILLCVSLVLVMRAIGNGQRWGWTSDLTMMTAIGGVTAFALFIYSQLKTKSPLLDPTLFLDPKFAAAMAIGFAFGAGNFATNYAIPVFVQTIQHFTPTQSGLVLVPAGLFLFTLIPISGRIADSVPPHIPITAGCIIFATATFLISSSDVNTAFWTMAGLTVMSRAALGLVMPNLGGAAMRSITAEKLNAAAGAYNFIRQTGGAFGVNITAALIEYRSAHHADWLTATQTSGNDFTREMLEQVRRLLAEGGLSNLALEWGAYDYLSRTIYAQARTFGFQDTFLIISAAFIIALIPAMMLARSSRK, encoded by the coding sequence TTGGCCGAGACTTACGACGATCCGGCAATTCAGAGGCAATTCGACCGCTACGGCCCCGCCTATCGCTGGCTGGTGACGATGAGCGGCCTGACGGGTGCGATCTCGATGATCCTGTCGGCGACCATCGTCAATGTCGCCGTGCCCAGCATCATGGGTGCCTATGGTATCGGTCAGGACGTCGCGCAGTGGGCGGCAACGGCATTCCTGTCGACAATGGTCGCCAGCCAGTTGCTCAATTCCTGGGTCGTGCGGGCGCTGGGTCAGCGGCTCGCCTATTCGTTGACGCTGATCATTTTCGTCGCCGGTGCGTTCGTCTGTGCCTTTAGCCCGAACATGGACGTGTTGATCATCGGCCGCATCATGCAGGGCTTTTCGGCAGGCATTATCCAGCCTCTTGTTTTGGCGACCATGGTCGCCGTGTTTCCCAAGAACCGGCGCGGCTTTGCCGTCGGCATGTACGGGCTCGGCGTCACGCTGGCGCCCAGCTTCGGCCCGCTGGTCGGCGGCCTGACCATCGATTTCCTGACATGGCGCCATGCCTTTATCATGCCGCTGCCCCTGGTCCTGATCGCTTTTGTCGGCGGTCTGATTTTCATGCCGGCGAAAAAATTCGAACGGCGCCTGCCGCCGTTCAACTGGCCGGGGTTCATCTTGTTGTGTGTTTCTCTGGTGCTGGTGATGCGCGCGATCGGTAACGGGCAACGCTGGGGCTGGACATCGGACCTGACAATGATGACCGCGATCGGCGGCGTCACGGCCTTTGCCCTGTTTATTTATTCGCAACTGAAGACCAAATCGCCGCTTCTCGATCCGACGCTGTTCCTCGATCCCAAGTTCGCCGCCGCCATGGCCATCGGTTTTGCCTTCGGCGCCGGCAACTTTGCCACCAACTATGCGATCCCGGTTTTCGTGCAGACGATCCAGCACTTTACGCCGACCCAGTCGGGGTTGGTTCTGGTCCCTGCGGGTTTGTTCCTGTTTACCCTGATTCCGATTTCAGGCCGGATCGCCGACAGCGTGCCGCCGCACATTCCAATAACCGCTGGCTGCATTATCTTCGCCACGGCGACGTTCCTGATCTCGTCATCAGACGTCAACACGGCGTTCTGGACCATGGCCGGGCTGACGGTCATGAGCCGTGCCGCGCTGGGGCTTGTGATGCCCAACCTGGGCGGCGCGGCCATGCGCTCGATCACGGCGGAAAAACTCAATGCCGCCGCCGGCGCGTACAACTTTATCCGCCAGACCGGCGGCGCTTTCGGCGTCAATATCACAGCAGCACTGATCGAATACCGCAGCGCGCATCACGCCGACTGGCTGACGGCAACGCAGACGTCGGGTAACGATTTCACCCGCGAGATGCTGGAACAGGTGCGGCGCCTGCTTGCCGAAGGCGGGCTGAGCAATCTGGCGCTGGAATGGGGCGCTTACGACTACCTGAGCCGCACCATCTATGCGCAGGCGCGCACCTTCGGTTTCCAGGACACCTTCCTGATCATCTCGGCGGCCTTCATCATCGCCCTGATCCCGGCCATGATGCTGGCCCGCTCATCGCGCAAATAA
- the cueR gene encoding Cu(I)-responsive transcriptional regulator: MNVRDAALRSGLPAKTIRYYDDIGLVVPDRLGNGYRDYDISAVQKLAFLKRARQLGFSIDDCRQLLSLYEDKDRASADVKALAETHLAEIDKRLEELEHLRDTLKHLIHACRGDDRPDCPILADLSGSE; the protein is encoded by the coding sequence ATGAACGTTCGTGATGCAGCGTTACGAAGCGGGCTGCCAGCGAAAACAATCCGCTATTACGATGATATCGGGCTTGTGGTACCGGATCGCCTGGGAAACGGTTACCGGGATTACGATATCAGCGCCGTGCAGAAACTTGCCTTTCTGAAACGGGCACGCCAGCTCGGGTTTTCGATTGATGATTGCCGGCAGTTATTGTCGCTCTATGAGGACAAGGATCGTGCAAGTGCCGATGTCAAAGCACTGGCTGAAACGCATCTCGCCGAAATAGACAAACGTCTCGAGGAGCTTGAGCATCTGCGTGATACCCTGAAACACCTGATCCACGCTTGCCGGGGCGATGATCGCCCCGATTGTCCGATCCTTGCCGACTTGTCCGGCAGCGAATGA
- a CDS encoding heavy metal translocating P-type ATPase has product MQAPHNERAPETAETVAFGIAGMSCAGCASRAEKALRALPGLEDARVDFATERAIVVPGMVPSGDIKAAVVNAGFTAEQTEIDLDIGGMTCAGCAANVEKALKAVPGVVSAEVNLAMERAHVVWLGKDVSGAALVDAVTAAGYRAEPRATDAELRRRQAAEQAEADARRLKHETLLVMISAALSTPLLAMMVLPPLGVAYHVPAWGQLLLCLPVQFWIGGRFYVGAYRSLKAGSGNMDVLVALGTSAAFALSTWIVFKEGLATTSHLYYEASAVVVTLVVFGKLIESRAKRGTTEAIRQLMALRPERARVERDGAVSEISVDAVRIDDLVIVRPGERIPVDGVVEAGTSQADESLITGESVPVAKQTGDPVTGGAINGSGELRIRVGRVGEDTTLAKIVRLVENAQSGKAPVQRLVDRVSAIFVPVVVGIAALAFAGWWAAGGGMEVAIINAVSVLVIACPCALGLATPTAIVAGTGAAARAGILIKDVAVLEQAYRVDTVAFDKTGTLTRGQPVLTDIEPLSGSADELLGIAASVQAGSEHPLARAVLEAAKVRGIGIKAASDTRAHVGAGVAAMVDGERVLIGNRAMMAESSVGIEDAEAALQRLEGEGKTVVMVAAAGKVIGVLAIRDEVRPEAAAAIRLLKTRGIDTVMLSGDAVRVAEAIGNGIGIGAIHAGLKPEDKVSALQNLSAQGRHTAMVGDGINDAPALAAADVGIAMGSGSDAAMETAGITLMRPDPRLVGGAMQIARATWYRIRWNLFWAFIFNIIGLPLAALGYLSPAIAGAAMAMSSITVVSSSLMLRGWRPEGMEQSYPENANERS; this is encoded by the coding sequence GTGCAGGCACCACATAACGAACGCGCCCCCGAAACAGCGGAAACGGTTGCTTTTGGCATCGCCGGCATGAGTTGCGCCGGGTGCGCCAGCCGCGCCGAGAAAGCCCTGCGTGCGCTGCCGGGGCTTGAGGACGCCCGTGTCGACTTCGCAACCGAGCGGGCGATTGTCGTCCCGGGCATGGTCCCCTCGGGCGACATCAAGGCGGCTGTCGTCAATGCCGGCTTCACGGCGGAACAGACGGAGATCGATCTCGACATCGGCGGTATGACCTGTGCCGGATGCGCCGCGAATGTGGAAAAGGCGCTGAAGGCAGTCCCCGGTGTCGTCTCGGCTGAAGTGAACCTGGCAATGGAACGGGCCCATGTTGTCTGGCTCGGTAAGGACGTCTCCGGCGCGGCGCTGGTGGATGCGGTCACGGCGGCGGGCTACCGTGCCGAGCCGCGTGCCACGGATGCGGAATTGCGGCGCCGGCAGGCTGCCGAGCAGGCAGAGGCCGACGCCCGCCGCCTGAAGCACGAAACACTTTTGGTGATGATTTCAGCCGCGTTGAGCACGCCGCTGCTGGCGATGATGGTGCTGCCGCCGCTCGGCGTGGCGTATCATGTCCCGGCCTGGGGCCAGCTTCTGTTATGTTTGCCGGTGCAGTTCTGGATCGGCGGGCGCTTTTATGTCGGCGCCTATCGCTCGCTCAAAGCCGGCAGCGGCAACATGGATGTGCTTGTCGCGCTTGGCACGTCGGCGGCGTTCGCTCTCAGCACATGGATTGTGTTCAAGGAAGGTCTGGCGACGACGTCACATCTGTATTACGAGGCCTCGGCCGTCGTCGTCACGCTGGTGGTCTTCGGCAAACTGATCGAAAGCCGCGCCAAACGCGGCACCACGGAAGCCATCCGTCAGTTGATGGCATTGCGCCCCGAACGTGCACGGGTCGAACGGGACGGTGCGGTAAGCGAGATTTCCGTCGACGCCGTCCGGATCGACGATCTGGTGATTGTCCGTCCGGGCGAACGCATTCCTGTTGACGGTGTTGTCGAGGCCGGCACATCGCAAGCCGATGAGTCCCTGATCACCGGTGAGAGCGTGCCTGTCGCCAAGCAAACAGGCGATCCGGTAACCGGTGGCGCCATTAACGGCAGTGGTGAACTGCGTATCCGGGTGGGCCGTGTCGGCGAGGATACGACGCTCGCAAAAATCGTCCGACTGGTGGAAAACGCACAGTCGGGCAAAGCACCAGTACAGCGGCTGGTGGATCGCGTCAGCGCGATCTTCGTGCCTGTGGTCGTCGGTATTGCCGCCCTGGCGTTCGCGGGCTGGTGGGCCGCCGGTGGAGGTATGGAAGTCGCGATCATCAATGCCGTATCGGTGCTGGTCATTGCCTGCCCATGTGCGTTGGGTCTTGCCACACCGACGGCGATTGTCGCCGGGACCGGGGCAGCGGCGCGCGCCGGTATTCTGATCAAGGATGTCGCCGTGCTTGAGCAGGCTTACCGGGTCGACACGGTGGCGTTCGATAAAACCGGGACGTTGACCCGTGGCCAACCGGTGCTGACGGATATCGAGCCGCTTTCGGGCAGTGCCGACGAACTTCTTGGAATTGCCGCATCGGTGCAGGCGGGATCGGAGCATCCGCTGGCACGTGCCGTTCTGGAGGCCGCCAAAGTCCGCGGCATCGGTATCAAGGCGGCGTCCGATACGCGGGCGCATGTCGGCGCGGGCGTTGCGGCCATGGTGGATGGCGAGCGTGTACTGATCGGCAACCGGGCAATGATGGCGGAATCGTCGGTCGGCATTGAGGACGCGGAAGCGGCGCTTCAGCGCCTTGAAGGCGAGGGCAAGACGGTGGTGATGGTCGCGGCCGCGGGCAAGGTGATCGGTGTGCTGGCGATCCGTGACGAGGTCAGGCCCGAAGCGGCTGCGGCGATCCGGCTTTTGAAAACACGCGGCATCGATACCGTAATGCTGAGTGGCGATGCAGTGCGTGTTGCGGAGGCCATCGGCAACGGCATCGGTATCGGCGCCATACACGCCGGGCTTAAACCCGAAGACAAAGTAAGCGCCTTGCAGAACCTGAGTGCGCAGGGCCGGCATACGGCGATGGTCGGCGACGGCATTAACGATGCGCCGGCCTTGGCTGCGGCGGATGTCGGCATTGCCATGGGGTCGGGCAGCGATGCGGCCATGGAAACGGCAGGCATCACTTTGATGCGCCCGGATCCGCGTCTTGTCGGCGGCGCCATGCAGATCGCACGCGCGACCTGGTACCGCATTCGCTGGAATCTGTTTTGGGCGTTTATCTTCAATATTATAGGGCTGCCGTTGGCGGCGCTCGGGTATCTTTCGCCGGCCATTGCCGGTGCTGCGATGGCCATGAGTTCGATTACTGTCGTCAGCAGTTCGCTGATGCTCAGGGGATGGCGGCCCGAAGGAATGGAACAAAGTTATCCGGAGAATGCCAATGAACGTTCGTGA
- a CDS encoding NUDIX hydrolase, translating into MARTDGIPQSAVIAYCFESGTPKVLMITSRGRRRWVLPKGRIEDGQSAKECALLEAYEEAGIKGEVSTKIGVYSYTKLDQPEDNSYRVKVYPMVVSSISDDWPEKDQRDRLWMDFKSAANAVEEPELRTLLHDFGDMLSTLVAQEV; encoded by the coding sequence ATGGCGCGTACGGACGGTATTCCACAATCTGCGGTAATTGCTTACTGCTTCGAATCCGGGACCCCCAAGGTCCTGATGATCACGTCGCGCGGGCGACGTCGCTGGGTCTTGCCGAAAGGCCGAATCGAAGATGGCCAATCGGCGAAAGAATGTGCCCTTCTGGAAGCTTACGAGGAAGCCGGCATCAAGGGCGAGGTCTCCACCAAGATCGGGGTTTACTCCTACACCAAGCTCGATCAACCCGAAGACAATTCTTACCGGGTCAAGGTCTATCCCATGGTTGTGTCTTCGATTTCCGACGACTGGCCAGAGAAAGATCAACGCGACAGGCTATGGATGGACTTCAAGAGCGCCGCAAACGCCGTTGAAGAGCCTGAGTTGAGAACCCTACTGCACGATTTCGGCGATATGCTGTCAACGCTGGTGGCGCAAGAAGTTTAA